The genomic segment TTCTCGTAAAAAGGCTCGATGACCATCACCTTCTGGCCCGGGTCGACTACGGCCAGGATGGCGGCGATCATGCACTCGGTGGCTCCGCAGGCCACCGTGATGTGACGGTCGGGATCGACGTCCCAGTCATAGAAGCGGCGGTATTTCTCGGCCAGCGCCTGACGCAGGCGGGGGGAGCCCCAGGTGACCGCGTACTGATTGATGTCTTGCTGAATGGCGCGGCAGGCGGCGTCTTTGATCTCCTGGGGAGCGGCGAAATTGGGAAAGCCCTGAGCCAGGTTGAGGGCCGAATGGCGAGCCGCCAGGCGGGTCATCTCGCGAATCACCGACTCGCTGAAGGAAGCCGCCTTGGCACTGACTCTGGCGGGACGGGAGTCTCGGTTTTCTTCCACCAATGTTCGCTTTCCCCTCGGGGAAGTAGGGGCTGACCGCCTGACCGACCCGTGTCAGCTCCGGGCGCCCGGGTAGCTGTCTCCCAGCAAGGACTCGTCTCCCTTGGCCAGGATGCGCACCAGTTCCTCGTGGAAATAGTCGACAGCCCGCGCCACCTCGGGGTGAACGCGTTTGCTGTACATGTCGCGGCTGCGGTCGATATCGCGGGTCAGACGCTCGTAAAGGTCGGCATTGACCCGTCCGTTTTCAACCTGTTCCTCGTTGTACAGCTTGATCTCGGAAACCAACAGGCGGGCAAAGCGCCGGGCGTCGTCGTGAACCTTCTTCTCTTCTTCGGAGGAGAGGCTCGACACCGGCTCGGGCTCCTCTTCGGCCTGAGGTTCCGGTTCGGGTTCCGGTTCTGGCTCGGGCTCGATTTGGACGGGCTCTTCGAAGCTAGGTTCGGGCGGCACGTCAAACGAGGACTCTTCAGGCCGGGCGGCCTCTTCCTCTAGCGGCTCTTGGTGGGTCTCGGCCTCTTGGGTCTCGGCCTCTCGGGGCTCCGCTTCGGCCACCTCTTGCTCGCTCTCCTGGGCGGCTTGGGTCATGACTTCTTCGACTTCGGGAGTGGTATCGAGGTCGATTTCGAACCGGACCTCCTCCTCTGCGGGAAGCTCGAAGTCAAAGTCGTCGTCCGCCTCTTCTTCGAGGGGAGCCTGCAAGTGCTCGTCCAGCACTTCTTCAGCGACTTCTTCGGGTGAAGATTCCCGTTCCTCTTGCGCATCCGCCTCTTCCTCCAAAGCCGCCGAAGCCACCGCCTCGGCGTCCGGCTGGGGACCGGAAGAAGCCTGCTCGAAGGAAGTCTCGGCCACCTCCTGGTAATCGTCCTGCTCGACCCTTTCTTCCCGGAAGGGCTCAGCAGCCGGTTCGGCCTGGGGTTCGGCCGGCGGCGGGAAATCGACCTCGGACATCACCGATTCGGCGACCGCGGGCTGGGCGGAGGGCTCGGCCACCTCCTCAGGCTCGGCTTCAGCCGCCTCTTCCTCGACCGCTTCCTCCATTTCTTGCGGCTCTGTTTGCGTCTCGGGAGGCTGAGGAGCGGCTACGCCGGCCAGGGCAGTTGCTTCACCGGCCAACGCCTGCTGGAGATAGTTGTTCTTGAGCACCAGCACCGTCAGGTGGGTCAGCAGTTCCAGCGAATCGATGGCGATGGAGTCGTCGGAGTCTCCGTAGAAGACCACCGGGACGGTGTTGTCGAAGACCAGCGGAATGCAAAAGGTCGCCCGGGGCAGATTGCCGGTGTGAGCCAGCCAGGGCATGGAGTCGGTTGGATGATCGCGGCGGTAGATGAGTTGGCGCTGATGGGCGGAGCGCACGATGGCGTCTGAAGGATCTTGAAGGGCGATGTCGCGGATGCTTTCCGGATCGAAACCGTAGCTCTTCCAGGTCACATAGCGGCCCTCCCGCTGCAGGAAAAGAATGGCCCGCTGAACGAAGCTCTGAGCCTCCTCGAGATAGATATCGAGGATCTCTTCCTGGCTTTCCCCGTAGAGCAGTTTGCGCAGCGCCTCATTGACGTATTCCAGCTCCAACTGCCCGGGCGCCGCCTCGCCGGCCGGGGCCTGTGCCGGCACCGCCTGCTCCAACGCCTCGCGGTCCTCGTCCAGTTGGTCGCGCAAGGCGTCGAGTTGCCCGCTGATGCGGCTGATGCGTCCCGCCACGTGGGCCAAGCGCTCCTTGAGTTCGGTACCTGCCATGGTGCGATCTCCTTACGTTTTCAGTCTTTATCCATCAGACCTCTTCGGCAATGTCCATCGACATCATAAGCCTTGTTTCTGACACCTGGGGGACAGAAAATCTCTCCGGCCGCCGAATTTATGATTGGCCCAGCCAAGAATACTGATAATCGCGGTCCTCCACCGACAGCGCTTGACGGCTGACTTTGAGGGGACGGAAGGTGTCGAGCATGACTGCCAGTTCCTTGGTCTCCTTCATGCCCATCGACTCTTCCGCCTTACCCGGATGCGGCCCGTGGGGAATACCGTCGGGATGGAGCGTGATGGAGCCGTACTCGATGCCCTTGCGGCTCATGAACTCGGGAGAGGCGTAGTAAAGGACCTCGTCGCTCATGACGTTGGAATGGTTGTAGGGCGCGGGCACCGCCTCGGGATCGAAGTCGTAAGGGCGCGGGCAGAAGGAGCACACCACGAAGCCGTCCCCTTCGAAAGTCTGATGGACGGGAGGAGGCAAGTGCACCCGGGCCACCTTGGGTTCGAAATCGTTGATGTTGAAGGCCCAGGGATAGTAGTAGCCGTCCCATCCCACCACGTCGAAAGGATGGTGGGCCAGGATCACTTCGGTGAGGGCCGATCCTTTCTTGATGACCAGGCGGAATTCTCCCGAATCCTCGCGCGAAGACAGGTCCTTGGGCCGGCGGATGTCGCGTTCGCTGAAGGGAGCTCCTTCCAGCAGTTGTCCGAACTCGTTGCGGTAGCGGCGCGGGGTGCGGATGTAGCCGGCGCTTTCGATGACCAGAAAGCGGACCTTGTCGGCCGAGAGGCGATAGCGGTGCAGGATCCCCCGCGGAATCACCAGGTAGTCGCCCCGTCCGAAGGAGAGGTTGCCCAGGGGTGTCTCCAGGCGTCCCTCTCCATCGCTGACGTAGACCAGTTCGTCACCTTGGGCGTTGCGGTAGAAGAAATCTTCAGCTTTTTCCGAAGGCTCCGCATAACTCAGGGCCACGTCGTTGTTGAAGAGCACCGGGATGCGGTCGAGGGTGGGGCTCTTCGTGCCTGAAAGGGCGCCGGTGCGGAAATGGCGGTGCCGCACCTCGGGCTGATCTTCTGAACTCCAATCGAGATGGCGCAGGTGGCGCATCTCCTTGATCTGGGTGGGCGGATTCAGATGATAGAGCAGCGAGGAGGGTCCCACGAACCCCTTGTTGCCCACCAACTCCTCGGGATAGAGTCCGCCCTGAGGCTTGCGAAAAGCGATATGACGTTTCTTGGGTATCTCTCCAAGGGTGTGATAGATAGGCATAGCCACCTCCAGGGGCCGGCTCTTAGAGCGTGCCCCGCAGTTCTTGTTCGCGCTCGATGGACTCGAAGAGGGCCTTGAAGTTGCCCTTTCCGAAGCCGCGGCTGCCGTGACGTTCAATGATCTCGTAAAAGAGCGTGGGACGGTCTTCCACGGGACGGGTGAAGATCTGCAGCAGGTACCCTTCCTCGTCCCGGTCCACCAGAATGCCCAGCTTGCGCAAAGCCTCGATGTTTTCGTCGATCTCTCCCACCCGCGAGGGCAGGGCGTCGTAATAGGCGTCGGGGACGGTGAGAAAGTCGATGCCGCGCGACTGCAGGCCGCTCACGGTGCGCACGATGTCGTCGGTGAGCATGGCGATGTGCTGAACGCCGGGCCCCTCGTAAAAGTCGAGGTACTCCTCGATCTGGCTCTTCTTGCGTCCTCGGGCCGGCTCGTTGATGGGAAACTTGATGGAATAGGAGCCGTCAGACATGACGATGCTCATCAGGGCCGTGTACTCGGTGGAAATGTCCTTGTCGTCGAAAGTGATGTAGCGTTCAAAGCCCAGAATCTTGGAATACCAGTCGGCCCAATAGTTCATCTTGCCCAATTCGACGTTTCCCACCATGTGGTCGATGCGCAGGATTCCCAGTCCCTGGCCGGCAACGTAGGCGGGCCGAAAACCGGGCAGAAAGTCGCCTTGGTAATCGGAATCGGAGATGAAGGAATGAATGGTGTCGCCGTAGGTCTTGATGGCGGCGCGGCGGACGGTGCCCTTGTCATCGCTGACGTCGCGAGGTTCGAAGGCGCTTTCGGCCCCCCGTTTGAGGGCCTCGTGATAGGCTGCGTCGGCATCGTCGACGTGAAAGGCGATGTCCTTGACCCCGTCGCCGTGGCGATTGATGTGGCGGGCCAGAGGACTGTCGGAGTTGAGCGGGGTGCTGAGCACGAAACGCACTTTTCCCTGCTCCAGCAGATAGGAGGCGCGGTCGCGCTTGCCCGTCTCCAGACCCGAGTAGCCGGTCTGGGAAAATCCGAAGGCATTGCGGTAAAAGAAAGCCGCTTGCTTGGCGTTGCCGACCCAGAATTCAACGTGGTGTATCTTGCGTAATCTGAGGGGATTGTCACTCATAATCTGTCCTCCCTCCCCGGACGTTATAGAGAACCTCGGCGAGGTTTGTTTTTCACACTTCGACTATAAACGACCTGCGGTCGAACTTCCAACATCCAAGCCCCCAACTCACGAGCAGCGCTGCCAGTTCGAGCCAATACCCGGATGGAAGAAACGGTCAGGCGGAAGGGGCCGCCGACCGTGCCGCGGATCCTTGGGACTTTACCCTTGTGGCCGAATAGGGTATCAATCGACTAGACGCAAGGCGGCAGCGGCCTCGGAGCCCGCCCCCTCAGCATAGGAGATGCAAGCATGGCAATCGATATGGATCAGGTTTGGATTTACGTTATCAACTATTCCTACCTCTTGGTCACCGCTCTGATCATCCTCTTCGTGGGATGGGTGGTTTCCAAGTGGGCCTACTCGCTGACCAGCCGCAGCCTGGGCAAACGCAGCGTGGACGAGGCGCTCAAGCGCTTCATCTCCCAACTGGTCAAGTATGCGGTGCTGGCAGCCGCGGCCATCGCCGCGCTGAGCCAGATCGGAATCCAAATGGCCGGCTTCCTGGCCCTCTTAGGAGCCGCCGGCCTGGCCGTGGGACTGGCCTTGCAAGGCAGTCTCTCCAACTTCGCGGCGGGGGTGATGATCCTGCTCTTCCGTCCCTTCACCATCGGAGACAAGGTGACGGGAGGGGGGCACACCGGAAAGGTGGAGGAAATCGGACTCTTCGCCACCGTCATGATCACACCCGACAACGAGAAGATCATCATTCCCAACAGCCGGGTGACGGGAGACAGCATCGTCAACCATACGACCCTGGGCACCCTGCGCGGGGACGTCAGCATCGGCGTGGCTTACGGAACCGACCTGACGCAGGCCTTGCAGGTCTTGCAGGGGGCGGCGGAACGCTGCCAACTGGTGCTGGAAGATCCTGCTCCAAAGGTGGTGTTCAGCGGATTCGGAGCCTCCTCGCTCGACATCAACGTCAAGGTCTGGGCCACCTCGGCCGACCTGTACAACATGCTGCACCAAGTTAAGGTCAACGTATACGACGACCTCAACGCTGCAGGCATCGACATCCCCTTCGACCAGATCGTGGTCCACCAGGCCGGCGAATAGGGTCAGGAGGAAGACGCCGGCGCGGGCTTGGGCAGCGTCAGTCCGAGTTGCCCCACAAGGTCTTGCAGATGCTGCCCCGAGGCAGGGATGCAGGAGGGTATGCGGGTGGCGTTTCGGCGCGTGAA from the Acidobacteriota bacterium genome contains:
- a CDS encoding homogentisate 1,2-dioxygenase → MPIYHTLGEIPKKRHIAFRKPQGGLYPEELVGNKGFVGPSSLLYHLNPPTQIKEMRHLRHLDWSSEDQPEVRHRHFRTGALSGTKSPTLDRIPVLFNNDVALSYAEPSEKAEDFFYRNAQGDELVYVSDGEGRLETPLGNLSFGRGDYLVIPRGILHRYRLSADKVRFLVIESAGYIRTPRRYRNEFGQLLEGAPFSERDIRRPKDLSSREDSGEFRLVIKKGSALTEVILAHHPFDVVGWDGYYYPWAFNINDFEPKVARVHLPPPVHQTFEGDGFVVCSFCPRPYDFDPEAVPAPYNHSNVMSDEVLYYASPEFMSRKGIEYGSITLHPDGIPHGPHPGKAEESMGMKETKELAVMLDTFRPLKVSRQALSVEDRDYQYSWLGQS
- the hppD gene encoding 4-hydroxyphenylpyruvate dioxygenase — its product is MSDNPLRLRKIHHVEFWVGNAKQAAFFYRNAFGFSQTGYSGLETGKRDRASYLLEQGKVRFVLSTPLNSDSPLARHINRHGDGVKDIAFHVDDADAAYHEALKRGAESAFEPRDVSDDKGTVRRAAIKTYGDTIHSFISDSDYQGDFLPGFRPAYVAGQGLGILRIDHMVGNVELGKMNYWADWYSKILGFERYITFDDKDISTEYTALMSIVMSDGSYSIKFPINEPARGRKKSQIEEYLDFYEGPGVQHIAMLTDDIVRTVSGLQSRGIDFLTVPDAYYDALPSRVGEIDENIEALRKLGILVDRDEEGYLLQIFTRPVEDRPTLFYEIIERHGSRGFGKGNFKALFESIEREQELRGTL
- a CDS encoding mechanosensitive ion channel domain-containing protein is translated as MAIDMDQVWIYVINYSYLLVTALIILFVGWVVSKWAYSLTSRSLGKRSVDEALKRFISQLVKYAVLAAAAIAALSQIGIQMAGFLALLGAAGLAVGLALQGSLSNFAAGVMILLFRPFTIGDKVTGGGHTGKVEEIGLFATVMITPDNEKIIIPNSRVTGDSIVNHTTLGTLRGDVSIGVAYGTDLTQALQVLQGAAERCQLVLEDPAPKVVFSGFGASSLDINVKVWATSADLYNMLHQVKVNVYDDLNAAGIDIPFDQIVVHQAGE